In one Lottiidibacillus patelloidae genomic region, the following are encoded:
- the rlmB gene encoding 23S rRNA (guanosine(2251)-2'-O)-methyltransferase RlmB, translating into MEEWIAGKNPVLEALRAGREINKIWIAESAQKNAMKPVIALAKESGIIVQFVPRKKIDGVAKTDVHQGVVASIAAYKYAEIEDIFRLAEKREEQPFMIILDELEDPHNLGSILRTADATGAHGVIIPKRRAVGLTATVAKASTGAIEYIPVARVTNLSRTIEDLKAKGVWVAGTDASAKQDYREMEADMPLALVIGSEGKGMSRIIKEKCDFLLTLPMLGKVTSLNASVAASLLMYEVLRKRMPIKR; encoded by the coding sequence ATGGAAGAATGGATTGCTGGAAAAAATCCTGTGCTGGAAGCTTTGCGAGCAGGAAGAGAAATAAATAAAATATGGATTGCAGAAAGTGCGCAAAAAAACGCTATGAAGCCAGTCATAGCCTTAGCGAAAGAAAGTGGAATAATTGTTCAATTTGTACCAAGAAAAAAGATTGATGGAGTAGCGAAAACAGATGTTCACCAAGGTGTTGTTGCCTCAATAGCAGCTTATAAATATGCTGAGATTGAAGACATTTTTCGCTTAGCTGAAAAACGAGAAGAACAACCATTCATGATTATTCTAGATGAATTGGAGGACCCTCATAACTTAGGTTCTATATTAAGAACAGCAGATGCAACCGGTGCCCATGGTGTTATTATACCGAAACGTAGAGCGGTAGGCTTAACCGCTACAGTTGCCAAGGCTTCAACTGGTGCTATCGAATATATTCCTGTTGCTAGAGTGACAAACTTATCACGAACAATTGAGGACTTAAAAGCAAAAGGTGTGTGGGTTGCCGGCACAGATGCAAGTGCGAAACAAGACTACCGAGAGATGGAAGCGGACATGCCGTTAGCTTTAGTAATAGGAAGTGAAGGAAAAGGAATGTCGCGCATCATTAAGGAGAAATGTGATTTCTTATTAACTCTACCAATGCTAGGTAAAGTTACGTCATTAAATGCTTCGGTTGCAGCTAGCTTGCTTATGTATGAAGTACTTCGAAAACGTATGCCGATTAAGAGGTAA
- the rpmG gene encoding 50S ribosomal protein L33 has protein sequence MSQKITLACNICNSRNYSTPTNENARQDRLEIKKFCKSCNAHTIHRETK, from the coding sequence ATGAGTCAAAAAATAACTTTGGCATGCAACATTTGTAATAGTCGTAATTACTCGACGCCAACAAATGAAAATGCACGTCAAGACAGATTAGAAATAAAGAAATTTTGCAAGAGCTGTAATGCACATACGATCCACCGAGAAACAAAATAG
- the ispD gene encoding 2-C-methyl-D-erythritol 4-phosphate cytidylyltransferase — MEYQVIVPAAGQGKRMQAGKNKQFLLLENKPVLIHTLSIFEEDEHCKGIIVVANKAEINEMESLFSRYKLAKIKAVIEGGSERQHSVYNGLKALPNDNSIVFVHDGARPFVTKESFLKLTRKASEVGAAVLAVQVKDTIKKVTDSKVTETVDRSSLWAIQTPQAFRISLLKEAHEYAKKEAYIGTDDASLVEKIGREVAIVEGDYKNIKLTTPDDLLYANMILEERKK, encoded by the coding sequence TTGGAATATCAAGTAATCGTTCCTGCAGCGGGGCAAGGAAAGCGAATGCAAGCAGGTAAAAATAAACAGTTTCTTTTATTAGAAAATAAGCCAGTACTCATTCATACATTAAGTATTTTTGAAGAAGATGAACATTGTAAAGGAATCATTGTTGTTGCAAACAAAGCGGAAATTAATGAGATGGAATCGTTATTTTCACGCTATAAATTAGCAAAGATAAAGGCTGTTATTGAAGGTGGAAGTGAACGTCAACATAGTGTATATAATGGCCTTAAAGCTTTGCCGAATGATAACAGTATTGTTTTTGTACATGACGGAGCTCGTCCTTTCGTCACAAAGGAATCATTCTTAAAATTAACACGAAAAGCAAGCGAAGTTGGAGCGGCAGTTTTAGCTGTGCAGGTAAAAGATACGATTAAAAAAGTAACTGATAGCAAAGTAACGGAAACGGTAGACCGTTCAAGCTTGTGGGCAATTCAAACCCCGCAAGCTTTTCGTATTTCGTTATTAAAAGAGGCTCATGAATATGCTAAAAAAGAAGCGTACATAGGAACAGATGATGCCAGTCTCGTAGAAAAGATCGGACGAGAGGTCGCAATCGTTGAAGGTGACTATAAAAATATTAAGCTGACAACGCCAGACGACCTTTTATATGCAAATATGATACTAGAAGAGAGGAAGAAATAG
- the rplL gene encoding 50S ribosomal protein L7/L12 yields MTQEQILNAIKEMTVLELNDLVKAIEEEFGVTAAAPVAVAAAGGAAAEEKTEFDVVLASAGGSKINVIKAVREITGLGLKDAKALVDGAPAPIKEGVSKEEAEEMKTKLEDAGASVEVK; encoded by the coding sequence ATGACTCAAGAACAAATTTTAAATGCAATTAAAGAAATGACAGTTTTAGAATTAAACGATTTAGTAAAAGCTATCGAAGAGGAGTTCGGTGTAACTGCTGCTGCTCCTGTAGCTGTAGCTGCTGCTGGTGGCGCTGCTGCTGAAGAGAAAACTGAATTTGACGTAGTATTAGCATCTGCTGGTGGATCTAAGATCAACGTAATCAAAGCAGTTCGCGAAATCACTGGTTTAGGTCTTAAAGACGCTAAAGCTTTAGTTGATGGTGCTCCAGCTCCAATCAAAGAAGGCGTTTCTAAAGAAGAAGCTGAAGAAATGAAAACTAAACTTGAAGATGCTGGTGCATCTGTAGAAGTTAAGTAA
- the cysS gene encoding cysteine--tRNA ligase: protein MAIKIFNSLTREKEMFQPLEEGKVKMYVCGPTVYNYIHIGNARPAIVFDTVRRYLEYRGYEVNFVSNFTDVDDKLIKAANQLGEDVNDIAERFIDAYHEDVSALGVERANVHPRVTENMSEIIAFIEQLIEKGYAYESEGDVYFKTKKFEEYGKLSQQSIDDLRLGSRIDIGEKKQDPLDFALWKTAKSNEISWESPWGDGRPGWHIECSALAKKYLGETIDIHAGGQDLKFPHHENEIAQSEALSGKTMANYWMHNGYININNEKMSKSLGNFVLVHDIIKKQDPEVIRFLILSVHYRHPINFNDELFESATNGLERIKNAVINLQHRKENTANLAEESGQWLEKLNAHKETFMKEMDDDFNTANAISVLFELSKDANIYLQEKNVSINTIEAFISLFNEIATVLGIKISSEVELLDEEIERLLEDRIQARKDRNFALADQIRDTLTEKGILLEDTPQGTRWRRK, encoded by the coding sequence ATGGCAATTAAAATATTTAATTCATTAACACGAGAAAAAGAAATGTTTCAGCCGCTAGAAGAAGGTAAGGTGAAAATGTATGTATGTGGTCCAACAGTTTATAACTACATCCATATTGGCAACGCTCGTCCTGCAATCGTATTTGATACAGTTCGTAGATATTTAGAATATCGTGGTTATGAAGTAAACTTTGTTTCAAACTTTACAGATGTTGATGACAAGTTAATTAAAGCTGCAAACCAATTAGGGGAAGATGTTAATGACATCGCCGAGCGTTTCATTGATGCATATCATGAAGATGTTTCAGCATTAGGAGTAGAACGAGCTAATGTCCACCCGCGAGTAACGGAAAACATGAGTGAAATAATTGCGTTTATTGAACAATTAATCGAAAAAGGGTATGCGTATGAGTCAGAAGGAGATGTTTACTTTAAAACGAAAAAGTTTGAAGAATACGGAAAGCTTTCACAGCAGTCTATTGATGACTTACGCTTAGGTTCAAGGATAGATATCGGAGAGAAAAAGCAGGATCCTTTAGATTTTGCGCTTTGGAAAACGGCAAAAAGTAATGAAATTTCATGGGAAAGTCCGTGGGGTGATGGACGACCTGGTTGGCATATTGAGTGTTCTGCATTAGCAAAGAAGTATTTAGGGGAAACAATTGATATTCATGCTGGTGGGCAAGATTTAAAGTTCCCACACCATGAAAATGAAATTGCTCAATCAGAAGCTTTATCAGGGAAAACAATGGCTAACTATTGGATGCACAACGGTTATATTAATATAAATAATGAAAAGATGTCTAAGTCTTTAGGGAACTTCGTATTAGTGCATGACATTATTAAGAAACAAGATCCTGAAGTGATTCGTTTTCTAATCTTATCTGTTCATTATCGTCATCCAATTAACTTTAACGATGAGCTTTTTGAAAGTGCGACAAACGGACTAGAAAGAATAAAAAACGCCGTTATTAACTTACAGCACCGCAAAGAAAATACAGCCAACTTAGCTGAAGAAAGTGGGCAATGGTTGGAAAAGCTAAACGCGCATAAAGAAACATTCATGAAAGAGATGGATGATGACTTTAACACTGCTAATGCAATATCTGTCTTATTTGAATTGTCAAAAGATGCAAACATCTATTTGCAAGAAAAAAATGTATCAATAAATACAATTGAAGCATTTATCTCGTTATTTAACGAAATAGCAACTGTGTTAGGAATTAAAATATCGAGTGAAGTGGAATTACTAGACGAAGAAATTGAAAGATTGCTGGAAGATCGTATTCAAGCGAGAAAAGATCGTAATTTTGCTCTTGCTGACCAAATTAGAGATACTCTTACGGAAAAAGGCATCTTGCTTGAGGATACACCGCAAGGCACTCGTTGGAGAAGAAAGTAA
- the rplJ gene encoding 50S ribosomal protein L10 → MMGAIETKQQVVSEITTKLNDSKATILVDYRGLTVGEVTELRKQLREANVEFKVYKNTLARRATAEANLTDLDEYLVGPTAIAFSNDEVVAPAKVLNSFAKEHKALEIKAGVLEGRTASVEEIKAIAELPSREGLLSMLLSVLQAPMRNVALATKAVADQKEEQSA, encoded by the coding sequence ATAATGGGCGCGATCGAAACTAAACAACAAGTTGTATCAGAAATCACAACAAAATTAAACGATAGCAAAGCGACAATCTTAGTTGATTATCGTGGACTTACAGTTGGAGAAGTTACTGAACTTCGTAAACAACTTCGTGAAGCTAACGTAGAATTCAAAGTTTACAAAAACACTCTAGCTCGCCGTGCTACTGCAGAAGCTAACTTAACTGACTTAGATGAGTATTTAGTAGGACCTACTGCTATTGCTTTCAGCAATGATGAAGTAGTTGCTCCAGCTAAAGTGTTAAACTCATTCGCTAAAGAACATAAAGCTTTAGAAATTAAAGCTGGTGTACTTGAAGGTCGTACAGCTTCAGTTGAAGAAATTAAAGCAATCGCAGAACTTCCTTCACGCGAAGGGTTACTTTCTATGTTGCTTAGCGTATTACAAGCTCCAATGCGTAACGTTGCATTGGCAACAAAAGCAGTTGCTGATCAAAAAGAAGAGCAAAGTGCTTAA
- the secE gene encoding preprotein translocase subunit SecE, with the protein MNFFRNVVKEMKKVSWPTRKELVRYTITVLSTVAFVSVFFWVIDIGLNYLMQFIYG; encoded by the coding sequence ATGAATTTCTTTCGTAATGTAGTAAAAGAAATGAAAAAAGTTAGTTGGCCAACACGTAAAGAACTAGTTCGTTATACAATTACTGTTCTTTCTACAGTTGCATTTGTTTCAGTCTTCTTTTGGGTTATTGACATCGGATTAAATTATTTAATGCAATTTATTTATGGTTAG
- the ispF gene encoding 2-C-methyl-D-erythritol 2,4-cyclodiphosphate synthase, with translation MIKIGQGFDVHELVKGRPLIIGGIEIPHEKGLLGHSDADVLLHTIADACLGAIGEGDIGKHFPDTDEAFKDADSKLLLKHVWKMVEERGYKLGNVDCTIMAQKPKMAPHIMSMREKIAELLNASIQQVNVKATTTEKLGFTGREEGIASQAVVLITKA, from the coding sequence GTGATAAAAATTGGACAAGGTTTCGATGTACATGAATTGGTAAAAGGGCGACCGTTAATTATTGGTGGGATTGAGATTCCTCATGAAAAAGGACTATTAGGCCACTCTGATGCAGATGTTTTATTACATACAATTGCTGATGCTTGTTTAGGTGCGATTGGTGAAGGGGATATTGGGAAACATTTTCCTGATACAGATGAAGCTTTTAAAGATGCAGATTCAAAATTGCTATTAAAACATGTATGGAAGATGGTAGAAGAAAGAGGCTACAAGCTCGGGAATGTAGATTGTACAATTATGGCACAAAAACCTAAGATGGCACCTCACATTATGAGTATGCGTGAAAAAATTGCGGAACTACTAAATGCATCAATCCAGCAAGTAAATGTAAAAGCTACTACGACCGAAAAACTCGGTTTTACAGGGAGAGAAGAAGGGATTGCTTCTCAAGCGGTCGTTTTGATAACAAAAGCTTGA
- a CDS encoding Mini-ribonuclease 3 — protein MANNQANNIDYKLLNGLTLAYMGDAVLEQYVREHLIAKGQVKPRELHRIATNYVSAKAQSYIVMELFELNYFDEEELAIVKRGRNAKSATSPKNTKIQDYRNSTGFEAIIGYLHLLGRDERLQELLEKTIELIDGKE, from the coding sequence ATGGCAAATAATCAAGCAAATAACATCGATTATAAGCTCCTTAATGGTTTAACGCTAGCATACATGGGCGATGCTGTTTTAGAGCAATATGTTCGTGAACACTTAATAGCTAAAGGTCAAGTGAAGCCGAGAGAGTTACACCGAATTGCTACAAATTATGTTAGTGCTAAGGCGCAGTCATATATAGTTATGGAGCTATTTGAATTGAATTATTTTGATGAAGAAGAATTAGCTATTGTGAAAAGGGGGAGGAATGCTAAATCTGCTACCTCTCCTAAAAATACAAAGATTCAAGACTATCGAAATAGCACGGGATTTGAAGCAATTATCGGTTACTTGCATTTGTTAGGAAGAGATGAGCGGCTGCAAGAGCTTTTAGAAAAAACAATTGAATTAATCGACGGAAAGGAGTGA
- a CDS encoding NYN domain-containing protein, whose product MDILIVDGYNVIGASSSWNALKESDLAAARDDLIAKLANYQGYKGVKVIVVFDAHLVPGVEKKMTQNKVEVLYTKENETADECIEKLAMSLKNKRTQVSVATSDFTEQWAIFGQGALRLSARELLQEFKMIENNITKALENKKSKKAKVKIQLSSEIAEIFEKWRRGSR is encoded by the coding sequence ATGGATATTCTTATCGTTGATGGCTATAACGTAATTGGTGCTTCATCGAGTTGGAATGCTTTAAAAGAGTCAGATCTTGCAGCAGCCAGAGACGACTTAATTGCGAAGCTAGCAAATTACCAAGGCTATAAAGGAGTCAAAGTTATAGTAGTATTTGATGCGCATCTAGTTCCTGGAGTCGAGAAAAAAATGACACAAAACAAGGTTGAAGTTCTTTATACGAAAGAGAACGAAACAGCCGATGAATGTATAGAAAAGTTAGCTATGTCTTTAAAGAATAAACGAACCCAAGTATCCGTTGCGACATCCGACTTTACTGAGCAGTGGGCAATATTCGGACAAGGCGCATTACGACTTTCTGCTAGAGAATTACTCCAAGAATTTAAAATGATTGAAAATAATATAACAAAGGCGTTAGAAAATAAAAAAAGTAAAAAAGCGAAAGTAAAAATTCAATTATCTTCAGAAATAGCAGAAATTTTCGAAAAATGGCGAAGAGGTAGCCGATGA
- the sigH gene encoding RNA polymerase sporulation sigma factor SigH, with protein sequence MVVNEYLNGTAREDFEAIEDEQLVIFVRDGNSSALEYLINKYKNFVRAKARSYFLIGADREDIVQEGMIGLYKAIRDFKGDKLSSFKAFAELCITRQIITAIKTATRQKHIPLNSYVSLDKPIYDEESERTLLDIISGSKVMDPEDLVINQEEFDDIEVKMGELLSDLERKVLMLYLDGRTYQEISVDLNRHVKSIDNALQRVKRKLERYLELREISL encoded by the coding sequence ATCGTAGTGAATGAATACCTCAATGGTACAGCTAGAGAAGACTTTGAAGCAATAGAGGATGAACAACTAGTTATTTTCGTACGTGACGGGAATAGCTCGGCACTGGAATATTTAATAAATAAATATAAAAATTTCGTGCGAGCAAAAGCTAGGTCATACTTCCTTATTGGAGCTGATCGTGAAGATATCGTTCAGGAAGGTATGATTGGGTTATATAAAGCTATTCGTGATTTTAAAGGGGACAAGCTGTCTTCATTTAAAGCATTTGCGGAACTTTGTATTACTAGACAGATAATTACGGCAATCAAAACAGCGACAAGACAAAAGCATATTCCATTGAACTCTTACGTTTCCTTGGACAAGCCTATTTATGATGAGGAGTCTGAGCGTACGCTTTTGGACATTATATCTGGTTCGAAAGTGATGGACCCAGAAGACTTAGTGATTAATCAAGAAGAATTTGATGATATCGAAGTGAAAATGGGCGAGCTTTTAAGTGATTTGGAAAGAAAAGTTTTAATGCTGTATTTAGATGGCCGTACCTATCAAGAAATATCAGTTGATTTGAATAGACATGTCAAATCTATTGATAATGCCTTACAACGCGTCAAGCGTAAGCTAGAAAGGTATTTGGAATTGCGAGAAATCAGTTTGTAA
- the rplK gene encoding 50S ribosomal protein L11 — MAKKVVKVVKLQIPAGKANPAPPVGPALGQAGVNIMGFCKEFNARTSDQAGLIIPVEISVFEDRSFTFITKTPPAAVLLKKAAGIESGSGEPNVKKVATVKRDKVREIAETKMPDLNAADVEAAMRMVEGTARSMGIVIED; from the coding sequence GTGGCTAAAAAAGTAGTTAAAGTTGTAAAACTTCAAATCCCTGCTGGTAAAGCAAACCCAGCACCACCAGTTGGTCCTGCATTAGGACAAGCGGGAGTAAACATCATGGGATTCTGTAAAGAATTCAATGCACGTACTTCTGATCAAGCTGGTTTGATCATTCCTGTAGAAATCTCGGTTTTTGAAGACCGTTCATTTACATTTATCACGAAAACTCCACCTGCTGCTGTATTACTTAAAAAAGCAGCTGGTATCGAGTCAGGTTCTGGTGAACCTAACGTTAAAAAGGTTGCGACTGTTAAGCGTGATAAAGTACGCGAGATTGCTGAAACGAAAATGCCAGATTTAAACGCGGCTGACGTTGAAGCTGCTATGCGTATGGTAGAAGGTACTGCGCGCAGCATGGGTATCGTCATCGAAGACTAA
- the nusG gene encoding transcription termination/antitermination protein NusG — MEKNWYVLHTYSGYENRVKANLEKRVESMAMQDRIFRVIVPENEETEIKNGKKKTAMKKVFPGYVLVEMVMTDDSWYVVRNTPGVTGFVGSSGAGSKPSALLPEEVDSILKSMGMNDKITEIDFELKDAVKVKGGPFADYTGSVEEIDIDKQKLKVLVNMFGRETPVELEFNQVEKI, encoded by the coding sequence ATGGAAAAAAATTGGTACGTATTGCACACTTATTCCGGTTATGAAAATCGGGTAAAAGCAAATTTGGAAAAACGCGTAGAATCTATGGCGATGCAAGATCGCATTTTCCGCGTGATTGTTCCAGAAAATGAAGAAACAGAAATTAAAAACGGCAAGAAGAAAACTGCAATGAAGAAGGTATTCCCAGGTTATGTATTGGTGGAAATGGTGATGACGGATGATTCATGGTATGTCGTTCGAAACACACCAGGAGTAACAGGGTTTGTTGGATCATCAGGTGCGGGTTCTAAGCCATCGGCTCTATTGCCAGAAGAAGTAGACTCAATCTTAAAGAGCATGGGTATGAACGATAAGATTACGGAAATCGACTTCGAACTTAAAGATGCTGTCAAAGTAAAAGGTGGACCTTTCGCTGATTACACTGGTAGTGTCGAAGAGATTGATATCGATAAACAAAAGCTTAAAGTATTAGTAAATATGTTCGGTCGTGAGACTCCGGTCGAGCTTGAATTCAATCAAGTTGAAAAGATTTAA
- the epsC gene encoding serine O-acetyltransferase EpsC → MFKSFREDLEVIFDQDPAARSYVEVILTYSGLHAIWMHRIAHFLWRKKFFFISRVISQVSRFFTGIEIHPGATIGNRFFIDHGMGVVIGETCEIGDNVTIFQGVTLGGTGKEKGKRHPTIEDNALIASGAKVLGAITIGKNSKIGAGSVVLQNVPQNSTVVGIPGRVVIQDGKKVKRDLNHRDLPDPVADRFQKLEQEIASLKAQLIKEKVKR, encoded by the coding sequence ATGTTTAAGTCATTTCGCGAAGATTTAGAGGTTATTTTTGATCAAGACCCCGCAGCTAGAAGTTATGTTGAAGTGATTCTTACTTATTCTGGACTTCATGCAATATGGATGCACCGAATTGCCCACTTTTTATGGCGAAAAAAATTCTTTTTTATTTCTCGGGTAATATCGCAAGTTAGTCGGTTTTTCACTGGCATCGAAATTCACCCCGGGGCAACAATCGGAAATCGATTTTTTATTGACCATGGAATGGGTGTTGTTATTGGTGAAACATGTGAAATAGGTGATAATGTGACAATTTTTCAAGGTGTTACATTAGGCGGAACTGGTAAAGAAAAAGGAAAGCGTCATCCGACGATTGAAGATAATGCATTAATTGCCTCTGGTGCCAAAGTTTTAGGTGCTATTACAATAGGGAAAAATTCAAAAATTGGTGCAGGTTCAGTTGTTTTGCAAAACGTACCGCAAAACTCTACGGTCGTTGGCATACCTGGAAGAGTCGTCATTCAAGATGGAAAAAAGGTAAAGCGTGATTTAAACCATCGTGACTTGCCAGATCCAGTAGCAGATCGCTTCCAAAAACTTGAGCAAGAAATAGCAAGCTTAAAAGCCCAATTGATAAAAGAAAAAGTGAAAAGGTGA
- the rplA gene encoding 50S ribosomal protein L1, protein MAKRGKKYQDAVKLVDRTKVYEVEEAIELIKKMSTANFDESVEVAARLGVDPKKADQQIRGAVVLPHGTGKTQRVLVFAKGEKAKEAEAAGADYVGDADYINKITQGWFEFDVIVATPDMMGEVGKLGRVLGPKGLMPNPKTGTVTFDVTKAVNEIKAGKVEYRVDKAGNIHVPIGKISFDTAKLIENFQTIIETLVKAKPAAAKGTYMKNIAVASTMSPGVKVNAGQ, encoded by the coding sequence ATGGCTAAAAGAGGAAAAAAGTATCAAGATGCTGTTAAGTTAGTTGACCGCACAAAGGTTTATGAAGTTGAAGAAGCAATTGAATTAATCAAAAAAATGTCTACTGCAAACTTTGATGAGTCTGTTGAAGTAGCTGCACGTTTAGGAGTAGATCCTAAGAAAGCAGATCAACAAATTCGTGGAGCTGTAGTTCTTCCACACGGAACTGGTAAAACACAACGTGTATTAGTGTTTGCTAAAGGTGAAAAAGCGAAGGAAGCAGAAGCAGCAGGCGCTGATTATGTAGGTGATGCTGATTACATCAACAAAATCACTCAAGGTTGGTTTGAGTTTGATGTTATCGTTGCTACTCCAGACATGATGGGTGAAGTTGGTAAACTTGGACGCGTTCTAGGACCTAAAGGTTTAATGCCAAACCCTAAAACTGGTACAGTAACTTTCGATGTTACGAAAGCTGTAAATGAAATTAAAGCTGGTAAAGTAGAATACCGTGTTGATAAAGCTGGAAACATCCACGTACCAATCGGTAAAATTTCTTTCGATACTGCGAAGTTAATTGAAAACTTCCAAACTATTATCGAAACGCTTGTAAAAGCAAAGCCAGCTGCAGCAAAAGGAACATACATGAAAAACATCGCTGTTGCTTCAACGATGAGCCCTGGTGTTAAAGTTAACGCTGGACAGTAA
- the gltX gene encoding glutamate--tRNA ligase, which produces MENNIRVRYAPSPTGHLHIGNARTALFNYLFAKNQGGKLIIRIEDTDLKRNVAGGEESQLKYLQWLGIEWDESIDKDGGYGPYRQTERIDIYKKYYEDLLDRGLAYRCYCTEAELEAHREEQMAQGLMPTYSGKCCDLSEDEKTSFEAEGRIPSIRFKVPQNKTYTFNDVVKGEVSFESNGIGDWVIVKKDGIPTYNFAVAVDDHEMAISHVLRGDDHITNTPKQLMIYEALNWEAPVFGHMTLIVNEQHKKLSKRDESIIQFIEQYDQLGYLPEALFNFIALLGWSPEGEEEKFSREEFISIFNTDRLSKSPAVFNTQKLTWLNNQYMKSLSEERLVNIALPHLIKAGRLPESLDEKQKHWAKELIVLHQEKLHYGAEIVELTDLFFRTDLDYNEEAKEVLSGEQVPEVLRAFLENVKQLEEFTAQDIKGAIKAVQKSTGHKGKNLFMPVRVATTGQVHGPDLPQAIHLLGKDVIISRLEQLL; this is translated from the coding sequence GTGGAAAATAACATTCGAGTAAGATACGCACCAAGTCCAACTGGACATTTACATATAGGGAATGCTCGTACAGCATTATTTAATTACTTATTTGCGAAAAACCAAGGCGGAAAGTTAATAATCCGTATTGAAGATACAGATTTAAAGCGAAACGTTGCAGGCGGCGAAGAAAGCCAACTGAAATACTTGCAATGGTTAGGAATTGAATGGGACGAAAGTATCGATAAAGATGGTGGATATGGACCATACCGCCAAACAGAAAGAATCGATATTTATAAAAAATATTATGAAGATTTACTTGACCGTGGCTTAGCATATCGCTGTTATTGTACAGAAGCAGAATTAGAAGCGCATCGTGAAGAGCAAATGGCTCAAGGATTAATGCCGACATATAGTGGGAAATGTTGTGATCTATCTGAAGATGAGAAGACTTCTTTTGAAGCGGAAGGTCGCATACCGAGTATTCGCTTTAAAGTTCCACAAAATAAAACGTACACATTCAATGATGTAGTTAAAGGAGAAGTGTCGTTTGAATCTAACGGAATAGGTGATTGGGTAATCGTTAAAAAAGACGGAATACCTACTTATAATTTTGCTGTAGCTGTGGATGATCATGAAATGGCCATTTCTCACGTATTACGCGGAGATGACCATATTACAAATACGCCGAAGCAATTAATGATTTATGAAGCATTAAATTGGGAAGCGCCTGTATTTGGACATATGACGTTAATTGTAAATGAACAGCATAAAAAACTTAGCAAGCGTGATGAGTCGATTATCCAGTTTATTGAACAATACGACCAACTTGGCTATTTGCCAGAAGCACTATTTAACTTTATTGCCTTATTAGGGTGGTCTCCAGAAGGAGAAGAAGAAAAGTTTTCTCGTGAAGAATTCATTTCTATTTTTAATACAGACAGATTATCGAAATCGCCAGCTGTATTTAACACACAAAAGCTAACGTGGTTAAATAACCAATATATGAAGTCACTTTCGGAAGAACGTTTAGTTAATATTGCATTACCACATCTAATAAAAGCAGGGCGCCTTCCAGAAAGCTTAGATGAAAAGCAAAAGCATTGGGCAAAAGAATTAATTGTACTTCATCAAGAAAAGTTACATTATGGAGCGGAAATCGTCGAGTTAACAGATTTGTTTTTCCGTACAGATCTTGATTATAATGAAGAAGCAAAAGAAGTATTAAGTGGTGAACAAGTCCCAGAGGTACTTCGTGCATTTTTAGAAAATGTAAAGCAGTTAGAGGAATTTACAGCACAAGATATTAAAGGTGCGATTAAAGCTGTGCAAAAATCAACAGGTCATAAAGGAAAGAATTTATTTATGCCTGTCCGTGTTGCAACGACAGGGCAAGTTCATGGACCTGATTTACCACAAGCGATTCATTTATTAGGAAAAGATGTTATTATTAGCCGATTGGAACAATTACTTTAA